A single region of the Pontibacter kalidii genome encodes:
- a CDS encoding glycosyl hydrolase family 79 N-terminal domain-containing protein has translation MNHCKLSALIVFSVSAFLGSCNSGSYSDTNADSSMIEINLSEMKKIGEVDERYQSYNVEMVEVVGGEFWRPYKMMDSLPSLEAVSTYDISQKNEQLYRKLEPVDLTDKRLLTLAKGLAPAYVRVSGTWANAIYFQDNDKPLMAKAPEGFVNVLTRDQWKGVIDFVKETDGKLVTSFAVSNGVRDDQGVWTPKEAEKLVNYTKSLGGEIAAAELFNEPTMPTAGGEIDTAYDASDFAKDVAFFNAWVEREVPGMLTLGPGTVGEGIPGISFAELGVKILSTEALMSAEPKPVFDVFSYHFYGAGSVRMIRSGPFSIKPENALDSTWLERTDLAADFYTDMRHKYLPGAPVWITETAQAAGGGDPYAATYLDTFRYLYQMGSLAKKDIKVIMHNTLVASEYSLIDQDTHLPKPNYWAALLWNRLMGTEVYDAGAGAPGVYLFAHNMKGLQGGMTLLAINTNKTAVPITIPSNAEQYTLTSNELQGTTVQLNGQELQLGKNGELPVFSGKAVKAGEVQLPATSITFITIADAGNTK, from the coding sequence ATGAATCATTGTAAACTCAGCGCACTGATCGTTTTCTCGGTTTCTGCATTTTTAGGTTCCTGCAATTCAGGAAGCTATTCGGACACTAATGCTGACAGTTCTATGATTGAAATCAACCTTTCTGAAATGAAAAAAATAGGCGAAGTAGATGAACGCTACCAATCCTATAATGTGGAAATGGTAGAAGTAGTTGGGGGCGAATTCTGGAGGCCCTATAAAATGATGGACAGCCTGCCTTCTTTAGAGGCAGTATCGACCTACGACATTTCTCAGAAGAACGAGCAATTGTACCGGAAGCTTGAACCCGTTGATCTGACCGATAAACGATTACTAACCTTAGCCAAAGGCCTTGCGCCCGCTTATGTGCGGGTCAGTGGCACCTGGGCCAATGCCATCTATTTCCAGGACAATGACAAACCTCTGATGGCAAAAGCACCGGAAGGTTTTGTAAACGTACTGACACGTGACCAATGGAAAGGCGTGATTGACTTTGTAAAAGAAACCGACGGTAAGCTGGTTACCTCCTTTGCCGTGTCTAATGGAGTGCGGGATGATCAGGGCGTCTGGACGCCAAAGGAAGCAGAGAAACTTGTCAACTATACCAAAAGCCTGGGGGGAGAAATTGCTGCAGCCGAACTGTTTAATGAACCCACCATGCCCACGGCAGGAGGCGAGATAGATACGGCCTATGATGCCAGCGATTTTGCGAAGGATGTAGCTTTTTTTAATGCCTGGGTAGAAAGAGAAGTGCCCGGTATGTTGACTCTTGGTCCCGGTACTGTGGGGGAAGGTATTCCGGGTATCTCCTTTGCAGAGCTTGGCGTCAAAATACTCTCTACAGAAGCCCTGATGTCGGCAGAACCTAAACCGGTTTTTGATGTGTTTTCATATCACTTTTACGGTGCTGGCTCCGTGCGCATGATACGCAGCGGACCATTTTCCATTAAACCTGAAAACGCCCTTGACTCAACCTGGTTGGAACGGACAGATCTTGCAGCTGATTTTTACACAGACATGCGGCATAAATACCTGCCGGGCGCGCCTGTTTGGATCACAGAAACAGCCCAGGCGGCGGGGGGCGGCGATCCTTATGCAGCGACTTATCTGGATACCTTCCGCTATTTATACCAGATGGGTTCTTTGGCAAAAAAAGATATTAAGGTAATCATGCACAATACCCTGGTGGCAAGTGAATACAGCCTGATAGATCAGGATACGCATTTGCCCAAACCCAATTACTGGGCAGCTTTGTTGTGGAACAGGTTAATGGGCACAGAAGTGTATGACGCAGGCGCCGGAGCACCAGGCGTTTATTTGTTTGCGCATAACATGAAGGGACTACAGGGAGGCATGACGCTTTTAGCTATCAATACCAACAAAACAGCAGTGCCTATCACTATCCCTTCAAATGCAGAACAGTACACGCTAACTTCGAATGAACTTCAGGGCACCACGGTACAATTAAACGGACAGGAACTACAGTTAGGGAAGAATGGTGAGCTGCCGGTCTTTTCAGGAAAAGCCGTAAAAGCCGGCGAGGTGCAACTGCCAGCAACAAGCATCACTTTCATCACCATTGCCGATGCAGGAAACACAAAGTAA
- a CDS encoding ABC transporter ATP-binding protein, giving the protein MLQVTNIHKKYGSLEVLKGIDLSIGAGEVVSIVGASGAGKSTLLHILGTLDTADTGEVMFDDKNIARMNAAEMARFRNRHIGFIFQFHNLLPEFTALENVCLPGFLAGRPEKEVRQRAEELLTMLHLSHRLDHKPSEMSGGEQQRTAVARALINSPKIIFADEPSGNLDSRNAQELHDIFFRLRSEFNQTFVIVTHNEQLATMADRTLVMKDGQIVEELRVS; this is encoded by the coding sequence GTGCTGCAGGTAACGAATATCCATAAAAAATACGGTTCGCTGGAGGTGCTCAAGGGCATCGATTTGTCTATTGGTGCAGGGGAGGTCGTCTCAATTGTGGGAGCCTCCGGAGCCGGGAAAAGCACACTGTTGCACATTCTGGGTACGCTGGATACGGCCGACACCGGGGAGGTGATGTTCGATGATAAGAATATCGCCCGGATGAACGCAGCAGAAATGGCGCGTTTCCGCAACAGGCACATAGGCTTTATCTTCCAGTTCCATAACCTGCTGCCGGAGTTCACGGCGCTCGAGAACGTCTGCCTCCCGGGCTTCCTGGCCGGAAGGCCAGAGAAGGAAGTGCGGCAGCGTGCCGAGGAACTGCTCACCATGCTCCACCTTTCCCATCGCCTCGACCATAAACCCTCGGAGATGTCGGGAGGGGAGCAGCAGCGTACGGCCGTTGCCCGTGCCCTTATCAACTCGCCCAAGATCATCTTCGCCGACGAACCCAGCGGAAACCTCGACTCCAGGAACGCACAGGAGCTGCACGACATCTTCTTCCGCCTGCGTAGCGAGTTCAACCAGACCTTTGTGATCGTAACCCACAACGAGCAACTCGCCACCATGGCCGACCGCACCCTTGTCATGAAAGATGGGCAGATCGTGGAGGAATTGAGAGTGAGCTAG
- the sucC gene encoding ADP-forming succinate--CoA ligase subunit beta, translating into MNIHEYQAKEILKSYGVRIQEGIVAETPDQAVKAAMKLTEETGTGWHVIKAQIHAGGRGKGGGVKLAKNLDQVKQIADQILGMTLVTHQTGPEGKLVQKVLVAQDVYYPGESDPKEFYLSILLDRAKGQNVIMASTEGGMDIEEVAEKTPEKIIKEWIDPAVGLRPFQASKIAFAFGLQGEAFKEMVKFITSLYKAYVETDSSMFEINPVLKTSDNKILAVDAKVDLDDNALFRHKDLAALRDTSEEDPLEVEASASNLNYVKLDGNVGCMVNGAGLAMATMDIIKLSGGEPANFLDVGGGANAQTVEAGFRIILKDPNVKAILINIFGGIVRCDRVANGVVEAYKNIGDINVPIIVRLQGTNAEEGARIIDESGLKVYSAVALKEAAEKVEQVLAEVGA; encoded by the coding sequence ATGAACATACACGAATATCAGGCTAAAGAAATTTTAAAGAGCTACGGAGTACGTATCCAGGAGGGTATCGTGGCTGAGACGCCAGACCAGGCCGTAAAAGCCGCCATGAAACTGACTGAGGAGACCGGCACAGGCTGGCACGTGATCAAGGCACAGATCCATGCGGGAGGCCGTGGTAAAGGTGGTGGTGTGAAACTGGCCAAGAACCTGGATCAGGTGAAGCAGATCGCCGACCAGATCCTGGGCATGACGCTGGTAACGCACCAGACAGGCCCTGAAGGCAAGCTGGTACAAAAGGTGCTTGTTGCACAAGACGTATACTACCCTGGCGAGTCTGATCCGAAGGAGTTTTACCTGAGCATCCTGCTGGACCGCGCTAAAGGTCAGAACGTAATCATGGCCTCTACAGAAGGTGGTATGGACATCGAGGAAGTGGCTGAAAAGACCCCTGAGAAAATTATCAAGGAGTGGATCGACCCGGCTGTAGGTCTGCGCCCTTTCCAGGCCAGCAAGATCGCTTTCGCGTTCGGCCTGCAGGGCGAAGCCTTCAAGGAGATGGTGAAGTTCATCACCAGCCTTTACAAGGCGTATGTGGAGACGGACTCTTCCATGTTCGAGATCAACCCGGTACTGAAGACCTCCGACAACAAGATACTGGCAGTAGATGCCAAAGTGGACCTAGACGACAACGCCTTGTTCCGTCATAAGGACTTAGCTGCCCTGCGCGATACTTCAGAAGAAGATCCGTTAGAAGTTGAGGCAAGCGCGTCTAACCTGAACTACGTGAAGCTGGACGGCAACGTAGGCTGCATGGTAAACGGTGCCGGGCTTGCGATGGCCACCATGGACATCATCAAGCTTTCTGGCGGCGAGCCTGCTAACTTCCTGGACGTAGGGGGTGGGGCAAACGCACAGACGGTTGAGGCTGGTTTCCGCATCATCCTGAAAGACCCGAACGTGAAGGCTATCCTGATCAACATCTTCGGCGGTATCGTTCGTTGCGACCGTGTGGCCAATGGTGTGGTTGAGGCCTACAAGAACATCGGTGACATCAACGTGCCGATCATCGTTCGTCTGCAGGGAACAAACGCCGAAGAAGGTGCCCGCATCATCGACGAGTCTGGCCTGAAGGTATACTCTGCCGTAGCGCTGAAAGAAGCCGCTGAGAAAGTTGAGCAGGTACTGGCTGAGGTTGGTGCTTAA
- a CDS encoding RagB/SusD family nutrient uptake outer membrane protein, whose protein sequence is MFRTYKSVAIGVMLGVAATMSSCSDELDVKPESAVSPDQINESNISFFLNGLYRAATPERDDYLINDIRGGNYTWTALSGNTSAYGRLITGSNVDDGLSYSSSLWKNSYRSIYSANNVIEATEKLGAEGSIKVVKAEASYLRAYLYYQLVTAFGGVPVIVENTTENLPRNSVEEVWAQIIKDLNYAIANARTLQETTSSKVSKEAATALKARVLLAMGDKAGAAALAQGVIQTSGLRLASDYGSIFRSTASSSEVIFAFANLKTETNVRFSSLFWPYGTTWAGSYFVQPSTEVLENLYTPEDVRGEVNIETLYNADGTYNVIVSKYWDVQPIIVSRLSEMYLISAEGLPMDQGLAYLNELRSIRGLEEYTASDFSGPDDYLEAVLEERRRELYSEGFLFYDLVRTDKALELPNIQNVNQYVLPLPGDQINLSNGVLTQNEGY, encoded by the coding sequence ATGTTTCGAACATATAAATCAGTAGCTATTGGGGTGATGTTGGGTGTTGCTGCCACAATGTCCTCGTGCAGTGATGAACTGGATGTGAAGCCGGAGAGTGCCGTGTCGCCCGACCAGATAAACGAAAGCAACATCTCCTTCTTCCTGAATGGTTTGTACCGCGCCGCCACGCCGGAGAGAGACGATTACCTGATCAACGACATCCGCGGGGGCAACTATACCTGGACAGCCCTGTCTGGCAATACCAGTGCCTATGGCCGCCTGATTACGGGCAGCAACGTGGACGATGGGTTGAGCTACTCGTCTTCGCTCTGGAAGAACTCCTACAGGAGCATCTACAGCGCCAACAACGTGATAGAGGCAACCGAAAAGCTGGGAGCGGAGGGAAGTATAAAAGTAGTGAAGGCCGAAGCCAGTTACCTGCGTGCCTACCTGTACTACCAGTTGGTGACTGCCTTCGGCGGGGTGCCTGTCATTGTGGAGAACACGACCGAGAACCTGCCGCGCAACTCCGTAGAGGAAGTATGGGCGCAGATCATCAAAGACCTGAATTACGCCATTGCCAATGCCCGTACTCTTCAGGAGACAACCAGCTCAAAAGTGTCGAAGGAGGCTGCTACAGCGCTCAAAGCCAGGGTGCTGCTAGCCATGGGGGATAAGGCAGGGGCCGCCGCCCTGGCTCAGGGTGTCATTCAGACAAGCGGTTTGCGCCTGGCCTCCGACTATGGGAGTATTTTCCGGAGCACCGCTTCGTCCAGTGAGGTGATCTTTGCCTTTGCCAACCTGAAAACGGAAACCAACGTGCGTTTTTCCAGCCTGTTCTGGCCTTATGGAACAACCTGGGCCGGCTCATACTTTGTGCAGCCCTCCACGGAGGTGCTGGAAAACCTGTACACGCCCGAGGATGTGCGCGGGGAAGTAAATATTGAGACCCTCTACAATGCCGATGGCACCTACAACGTGATTGTAAGCAAATACTGGGATGTGCAGCCGATCATTGTGAGCCGTCTGTCAGAGATGTACCTGATCTCTGCCGAAGGCCTTCCGATGGACCAGGGCCTCGCTTACCTAAATGAGCTGAGAAGCATCAGGGGGCTAGAGGAGTATACAGCGAGCGACTTCTCCGGTCCGGATGACTATCTGGAGGCTGTGCTGGAGGAACGCCGCAGGGAGCTGTACAGCGAGGGCTTCCTATTTTACGACCTTGTTAGAACAGACAAAGCACTGGAGCTGCCAAACATTCAGAACGTGAACCAGTACGTGCTTCCGTTGCCTGGAGATCAGATAAACCTGTCAAACGGGGTGCTGACCCAAAACGAAGGTTATTAA
- a CDS encoding AI-2E family transporter translates to MLNVYKYAKRVAIAALVVLLIASSFYLLGRHAYFFLLVFAAILLAVLFCGITDWLTSKLHLKRGLALLLSVLLFFGLIVAAFWLVAPTASQQVQEMRQTIPKAVTQVQDWLSQYGWGQKLIEQVPSDMSKAMPKQDALFSKIFGVFSSTLSFLADLLIVIITALFLAANPSMYTTGFVKLFPLRNRSRVIEVLGKSYTTLKLWLVGMLSAMAIIGVSTAIGYTAIGLPLAFVLALIAFFLAFIPNIGPWIAGLPAVLVGLTVSPQMALYVILVYGGIQMVESYVITPIIFQKTVDLPPALLLFFQVLLGILQGALGLLLAAPILAVLMVWVNEFYVKDVLEAEPTDAAENGIAKASAPEA, encoded by the coding sequence ATGCTGAATGTATACAAATATGCCAAACGTGTGGCCATTGCGGCACTTGTGGTGCTGCTGATTGCAAGCAGTTTTTACCTGCTTGGCCGGCACGCGTACTTCTTCCTGCTGGTGTTTGCCGCCATACTGCTGGCGGTGCTTTTCTGCGGCATAACAGACTGGCTAACCAGTAAGCTCCACTTGAAGCGTGGCTTGGCTCTGCTGCTGTCGGTGCTGCTATTCTTCGGGCTGATTGTTGCCGCCTTCTGGCTGGTGGCCCCCACAGCGAGCCAGCAGGTGCAGGAAATGCGGCAGACCATACCCAAGGCCGTTACGCAGGTGCAGGACTGGCTGAGCCAGTACGGGTGGGGGCAGAAGCTCATCGAGCAGGTTCCCAGCGATATGAGCAAGGCTATGCCCAAACAGGATGCGCTGTTCTCTAAGATATTCGGGGTCTTCTCCAGTACCTTAAGTTTCCTGGCAGATTTGCTCATCGTCATCATTACGGCCCTTTTCCTGGCCGCTAACCCCTCCATGTACACTACCGGTTTTGTAAAGCTCTTCCCGCTGCGCAACCGTAGCCGTGTAATCGAGGTGCTGGGTAAGAGCTATACCACCCTAAAGCTTTGGCTGGTGGGCATGCTCTCGGCTATGGCGATTATCGGTGTGAGCACCGCTATAGGCTACACCGCCATTGGCTTGCCGTTGGCCTTCGTGCTGGCGCTGATCGCCTTTTTCCTGGCCTTTATACCGAACATTGGTCCCTGGATCGCAGGCCTTCCTGCCGTTCTGGTTGGGTTAACCGTTAGCCCACAGATGGCACTGTACGTGATTCTGGTGTATGGCGGCATACAGATGGTGGAGAGTTACGTCATCACACCAATTATATTCCAAAAGACTGTAGATCTGCCACCTGCCCTACTGCTGTTTTTTCAGGTGCTGCTGGGGATATTGCAGGGGGCGCTTGGGCTGTTGCTGGCGGCGCCTATACTTGCCGTGCTGATGGTTTGGGTAAATGAGTTTTACGTGAAGGACGTGTTGGAGGCGGAGCCAACTGATGCAGCGGAGAATGGCATCGCGAAGGCATCGGCACCTGAGGCATAA
- a CDS encoding phosphodiester glycosidase family protein, with the protein MKRTGLMAFFAAFLVSCQPQVPAVSHSTASTDEAVLKDTTGWKVDTLSAGMKRYNYSGYYQPYTSAQVVNVLEVDMASGQYELVIGNVFQEDSLSAVAEATANALAGINGTYYELVENGQSSSFLKADHEIKTAATIPKGHQLYWKHEGAFYYDAGTMQMGIAYGDNATYTQMPYANVISGSPMLIYNYEPVGESFVKPQEKPLEELPYEDPNRHQGVRHSRTGIATVGKNRVLLITVDGRQAEHAVGMSARELTQFVRKYFNPGFALNLDGGGSTTLWLKEEGVVNYPTDNKRFDHYGQRRLRNYVLLTSKVDRCSPSSFSQ; encoded by the coding sequence ATGAAAAGAACAGGCCTCATGGCTTTTTTCGCGGCTTTCCTTGTTTCCTGCCAACCCCAGGTGCCCGCCGTTAGCCACAGCACCGCCAGTACTGACGAAGCAGTACTGAAAGATACTACAGGGTGGAAGGTTGATACCCTATCGGCAGGGATGAAACGCTACAATTACAGCGGGTATTACCAACCCTATACCTCGGCACAGGTAGTGAATGTGCTGGAGGTGGATATGGCATCAGGCCAGTACGAGCTGGTGATAGGGAACGTGTTCCAGGAGGATTCCCTGTCGGCAGTGGCCGAGGCTACAGCGAATGCCCTGGCCGGTATCAACGGCACCTATTATGAGTTGGTCGAAAATGGACAATCATCATCCTTTCTGAAAGCGGATCATGAGATCAAAACAGCTGCAACGATTCCAAAAGGGCACCAGTTGTACTGGAAGCACGAGGGTGCCTTTTACTATGACGCCGGCACCATGCAGATGGGCATTGCCTATGGCGATAATGCCACCTATACCCAGATGCCTTACGCCAATGTTATCTCCGGTTCGCCCATGCTCATCTACAACTACGAACCGGTGGGGGAGAGTTTTGTAAAGCCTCAGGAGAAACCGCTGGAGGAACTCCCTTACGAAGACCCCAACAGGCACCAGGGGGTAAGGCATTCGCGCACGGGCATTGCAACAGTAGGCAAAAACCGGGTGCTGCTCATCACAGTGGATGGGCGTCAGGCCGAGCATGCCGTGGGTATGTCTGCCAGAGAGCTAACGCAGTTTGTCCGGAAGTACTTCAACCCTGGCTTCGCGCTCAACCTGGACGGTGGCGGCTCCACGACCCTGTGGCTTAAGGAAGAGGGCGTGGTGAACTATCCGACTGACAACAAGCGCTTCGACCACTATGGCCAGCGGCGCCTCCGGAACTATGTTCTCCTTACGTCAAAGGTTGACCGGTGCTCGCCTTCTTCTTTCAGCCAATAA
- a CDS encoding organic hydroperoxide resistance protein, whose amino-acid sequence METVYTAEVTATGGRRGHILSSDGVLDMPLSLPEGLGGEKGKSNPEQLFAAGYAACFQSALLLVAGKQHIRLNPESTVKAHVDLLKSEDGKYGLGVKLEVHLQGLDKEKAEQLVNEAHEVCPYSVGTRGNINVELEVV is encoded by the coding sequence ATGGAAACAGTGTATACGGCAGAGGTTACTGCCACAGGAGGTCGCCGAGGTCATATTTTGTCATCAGATGGCGTACTCGATATGCCGCTCTCATTGCCCGAGGGGCTGGGAGGTGAGAAGGGGAAGTCTAACCCCGAGCAACTATTCGCTGCAGGGTATGCCGCCTGCTTTCAGAGCGCGTTACTGCTCGTAGCCGGTAAGCAGCATATCAGGTTGAATCCGGAGTCTACTGTAAAGGCGCATGTGGATCTGCTCAAGTCTGAAGACGGGAAATACGGGTTGGGCGTGAAGCTGGAGGTGCACCTGCAGGGACTCGACAAAGAGAAAGCAGAGCAGTTGGTAAATGAAGCGCACGAGGTGTGTCCTTACTCTGTCGGCACGCGGGGCAATATCAATGTGGAACTGGAAGTTGTTTGA
- a CDS encoding Sb-PDE family phosphodiesterase — protein sequence MHLKKLSLLVLSSLLGVTTAATGQTATGTEQHVKLPDIPGYETLKCDFHLHTVFSDGHVWPSFRVHEARRDGLDAISITEHIDYEGYPEEIKKDYSRSYKIASEAASNSNVIIIQGAEISPRTVPYHHNAIFVKDPNKLPSDYMKDGKKKFVMRDNPTEKQLLAPFKEAKRQGAFIFYNHPSYRWWDKEKHGLDLFSDLHVKMLEQGLLDGVEVVNSGVYNLEAHRMAEKYNLTMFANSDEHHDISHTYRNSHRPMTLVFASERSEAGIEQALKDRRTAVYFGDYLVGRKQEMDALFKASLEVMAEKKTRSGGEPVILLHIRNISGIPYAVTCSSDFDFENLPLNRITLKPYETTTLTLKTLWQEPHEVSLRFDVGNILVSPEKGLQTELRVRVPEES from the coding sequence ATGCATCTAAAGAAATTATCCTTGCTCGTGCTTTCGAGCCTGCTGGGTGTCACGACAGCGGCTACCGGGCAAACGGCAACAGGTACTGAACAACACGTTAAACTGCCGGACATCCCCGGGTACGAAACCTTGAAATGTGATTTTCACCTGCACACGGTTTTCTCCGACGGACATGTCTGGCCGTCATTCCGGGTCCATGAGGCAAGGCGCGATGGGCTGGATGCGATTTCCATTACCGAGCACATAGACTACGAAGGTTACCCGGAGGAGATCAAGAAGGACTATAGCAGGTCCTACAAAATTGCGTCTGAGGCTGCTTCCAATAGCAATGTTATCATCATACAGGGTGCTGAGATTTCCCCAAGAACGGTGCCTTATCACCACAACGCCATCTTTGTAAAGGACCCAAACAAGCTGCCCTCCGATTACATGAAAGACGGCAAGAAGAAGTTTGTGATGCGGGACAACCCAACAGAGAAACAACTCCTGGCTCCGTTTAAGGAAGCGAAAAGGCAGGGGGCCTTTATTTTCTATAACCACCCATCCTACAGGTGGTGGGACAAGGAGAAGCACGGGCTGGATTTATTTTCAGACCTGCACGTGAAGATGCTCGAGCAGGGTTTGCTGGATGGGGTAGAGGTCGTGAACTCCGGTGTCTATAACCTGGAGGCACACCGGATGGCGGAAAAGTATAACCTGACCATGTTCGCCAACTCGGACGAGCACCATGATATCAGCCATACATACCGGAACTCGCACAGGCCGATGACCCTGGTGTTTGCTTCGGAGCGGTCGGAAGCAGGCATCGAGCAGGCTTTAAAGGATCGGCGGACAGCCGTATACTTTGGAGATTATCTGGTGGGAAGGAAGCAGGAGATGGATGCGTTATTCAAGGCCTCTTTGGAAGTGATGGCTGAGAAGAAGACAAGAAGCGGAGGCGAGCCTGTTATCCTGCTTCACATCCGGAATATTTCAGGAATACCCTACGCGGTGACGTGCAGCAGCGACTTTGACTTTGAGAACCTTCCGCTTAACAGAATTACGCTGAAGCCTTATGAAACAACCACGCTTACCCTAAAAACGCTTTGGCAGGAGCCCCACGAGGTAAGCCTGCGGTTCGACGTCGGAAATATACTGGTTTCCCCGGAGAAAGGGCTGCAAACGGAGTTACGGGTGAGAGTGCCTGAAGAGTCGTAA
- a CDS encoding IS1 family transposase, with protein sequence MCEITIQINCPYCHSMKVVKNGVKCTGKQNFLCRSCRKQFQHSYQKAGCRPAVKRLVLRLLVRNSGIRDIEEVTGVHRQTVLRWLNQKAHSLQVSPRQQGYGQVQLDEVWTFVKERKKRKRWLFYAYAPETDEGLAWSWGTRSRHTVRRLYRQLEQLEIDCFCTDDWPAFTKVLPPEKHLIGKAYTRNIEGVNLCLRTRNRRIARKTACFSKIEQNHYNAMKLIFYYRNHHTL encoded by the coding sequence ATGTGCGAGATAACTATCCAGATAAATTGCCCCTACTGCCACAGTATGAAGGTAGTAAAAAACGGCGTTAAGTGCACAGGCAAGCAGAATTTCCTGTGCCGCAGCTGCCGGAAGCAGTTTCAACATAGCTACCAAAAGGCGGGCTGCAGGCCTGCCGTGAAGCGGTTGGTGCTCAGGCTGCTGGTCCGAAACTCCGGCATCCGCGACATTGAAGAGGTGACGGGCGTGCACCGGCAGACCGTGCTCCGGTGGCTCAATCAAAAGGCCCACAGCCTGCAGGTTAGTCCCCGGCAACAGGGCTACGGGCAGGTGCAGCTTGACGAGGTGTGGACCTTTGTCAAAGAGCGGAAGAAGCGCAAGCGGTGGCTTTTCTATGCCTATGCCCCCGAGACGGACGAGGGGCTGGCCTGGAGTTGGGGCACCCGCAGCCGGCACACGGTCAGAAGGCTCTACCGGCAGCTGGAGCAACTTGAAATAGACTGCTTCTGCACCGATGACTGGCCTGCCTTCACCAAGGTGCTGCCGCCAGAGAAGCACCTGATTGGAAAAGCCTACACTAGAAACATTGAAGGGGTGAACCTGTGCCTGCGGACGAGAAACAGAAGGATCGCGAGAAAAACGGCCTGCTTCTCCAAAATAGAGCAAAACCACTACAACGCAATGAAGCTAATATTCTATTACAGAAACCATCATACATTATAG